From Candidatus Omnitrophota bacterium:
GCTGGAGTCCACCTTGAGCGGCCGCGCTACAGACGCGGACTTCCTGCCCTATGTCAATGAGGCGGATGCCAAGGGGCTTAAGAAACTAAGCAGGGGTTTAAGGAAAACCGGGAATTTGCGCCTGACCAAGGGATGGGTTCGCTTTCTGATGGGGCCTGGGGCGACTGCGGTTGGCCTGGGTGTTCTGGTGGCCGGGCTGGCTGCCTTGATCGGGATCCCCAGCCTAATAGCCTTTGGTTTTGTTTTTGCCGTGACGGTCGTGGGGCTCGTGGCCGGTGTGGGCGTGGCCATGCTCACCGGTTTCATGGGTTCCAGGACATTGACCCGGTACACGCCGGCTCAAGAGGAAATCCCACAGCCGTTGTCCCTGGGCGGAAGGCTTTTGGGCACTCTGGGCCGCGCTGCCGTGGCTGTGGGGACCACCACTTTGACAATGGCTGTGATCGGATTGCTGTTCATGGGTTCCGGGGCAATGATCGGCTTAATGGCCGCGGTTGGTATCACAATTGGTGTGGCATCACTCCTGAGCTTGCGGGGCATTGACCGCTCCCATTCCACCCGGGTGGGGGCCAACACGCGTTGGGCCAGACCCCTGGCCGCAGGTCTATTGGTAGCAGGGTGGTTTGGCCGCTTTGTCACGGTGATTGCTGCTGTAAGCATTGCTATACCCGTTTTGGCAGGAACCCTGGTTCTCTCCTTCCCCATTATCGGATCCTTAGCCGCTGCCTCTGCCCTGACCTATTTTACGTATAAGGCAGGCTCGAATTATCACCGCGCCATGGCCATGGTGGAGCTGATGGAAGAGCTCAGGCCCAGTAGCGGACTGGCTTTCACACAAGGGTCGGGGATCTTAGGTTTGGGCCCCTCCAGGCAGGATAGACTGCTCGCTCTCTTGGGAGGAAAAAGGAAAGTGCGCAACGCTCTTGGTGGGGAGGATCTTGGCACACTCCAAGGTGTGTCTTTTAGTCAGTACGACGGCACCTACACGCTTGAGTTTGATGCGGGTAAGCTCAGTGTTACAGCGGAAGGGGACTGGGTTGTTTCGAATTTGGATGGGAAGAATAAACTGGCCCGGAAGGGCGACCGCAACCGCGGGAATGTGGCGCTGCGTATTACTGGGCTTATCCTGGCGGTGGCTGTTGTTACCTTGGCAGGGGGGCCGATTGTGGGGATTGGTCTTACCCTCTTTGCCGGTTGGACAGGTATCGGGATTGCCAGTGTGAGTTCCGGGGGTTTACTGGCCTCCTTAGCCGTAGGATACCTTGCCCTTTTTGTGTCGCCGCTCATCGGCGAGTTCTTAATGGGTTCGCTTCTGGACGGTCTGAATAAAATTCCTTTTGTCCGTGAGCATTTCATTATCTCGAAGGATTCCCGGTTGTGGGCCAAGCTCCATGGGGCGCCGCGCCGGGGGCTCTCCGCCTATTGGGACCAGTCCATTTGGCCGCTGGTCGTAGGTGTTCCCTATATGCCGGGTAAGTTCTTTGGGCGCATTAAGCTTTGGATGCGCCGGGGACGCGAGACCCAGGCTCCGGGCATTCCCTTGCTTTCCGCGACCATGACTTTCCGTGAGGCCCACTCCACTATGAGCGCCTCAGCCATGAATCGCACTCTGCCCAATTACGCGCGCGCCTTGGGAATGGGCTTTGCAGAGGATACTCTTGTGGGAATGCCGGCCGGCGCTGTGCCGGAAGAAGACCCTGAGACACCGGCCGCCGCTCTGAGCCTGATGGCCTGGTACATGGAGATTATGGAGCACAACAAGTTTAACCGTGCCACGGCCCGGGCCTTTATGGATAGGAAAGGGCAGGGGTGGTCTTTGGGCGCGGATGAACTGCTGGGTGAATCCTTCCTCAAAGAAGCTTTTGGCGAGGATGCCGAAGATGTGCGGCGATTCCTGAAGGTGGCCCCTTACCTGCAGGCCATGAGAATGCAGCAGGTCAAGATGGACCCCATGCACCATGCGGCAGGGATCTACTCCTATTTGATTACCGCGTTTACGAACCAGCCCGTCGCGCAGGAACTCCTGGGACCGGTGCCCTTAGGAACTCCCGATGCCCAGCGGATCTATGATTTTGTGGAAACCTTGAATGAATTGCTGCGGGAAGCGCAAGCAGCGGCAATGGGATCACCGGATGCAGTGGCGCCCGAAGGCCCCTTGCGTGAGGCTGAAAAGCTGCTGCGTATCCGGATCGGCAACGGGAACCCTTGGAACCCGGTGGACTACCTGGTGCCTGCAGCCATCGCAACCGCGGCCGTGGAACAGAAAAAATCCGTGCGCGAGGTCATGGAGGAATTGGATGCCGCGCTCGGAGAACAACCCAGTGCCGATGATATTCAATCGTTGCCGCCCATGCGGAGTATTGGGCTGGGTCCCCGGGCGCCCACCGGTCCCGCGGCGCCTGGTGGTCCGGCTGCACCTGCTGCGCCGACCCGGCAGGTTAGTCCACCGTTGGCCGCTACCTCGCCAGGGGCCGCAACCCTCACTCGGACCGCAACCCCGGCGCCAACCCAACCCGCATCGGCTGATGCGGCTGCGGCGGCTGCCCTGCCTGATCTCAGCGGACATTCAGTTGAGGAACTTACGGATCTCTATATCCGGAATGTGCGGGCAGCTACCCTTCCCTTTGCGCGTTCGCGGCCTTTGAGTCCCGAGAATATCCAGGCCGGATGGAATGAGGCTTCTGCTGCCCTTCAGGAGCTCGTGATCCGAATGCGGGACATTCCGCAGAGCCGGGTTTTGGCCGGTTACTTCAGGGAAAATCCGGCCAAGCTGGAAGAACTGACTCAGGGGATGATGAGCGAGGTGGGTGCTGGACAGCCCCTGACTCGGGCTCATTTGGCAGTTCTCTATGTGTTGATTAATAACCGCGTCCTTTTCTCTCCAAATGACTATGAGAATAGAGATCTGTCAAATTGGCTCACCAATCAAATGTCTGAGCTGCTTAAGAATGCTGAGGGCTCGCTTACTCCTTTACAGCAGGGAGCACAGGGTGTTCTCGATGTCCTTCGGCTTGCTGTTTTGGCTCAGAAGACGCGGCCGGTTGCCGGCGATGCCCCTGTCACTGACCGCGCGATTGGGGACGTGCGTCAGACTCCGGCTCTGTCCAAAGCAGGAAGTCTGATGGTCGAGACAGTGGGGCTGGCGGACGCGGAACGAGACGCGATGGCCCAAGGTGCAGTAGAGCGCGCAGAGCAACGCTATGAGTTGGTGAATGTCCGGGAGCAGGAGTGGGAAACAGTACAGAGTGCGGAGCAGGAAGAGAGAACAGTCAAGACTTTGGATCAATTGCTGCTCGAGCGGATAGGTGAGATTGAGGCAGGGATTGGCCCGGATGAAGTGGATCCGGTCTGGGATCTCGAGCATCGCAGGGCTGGCCTGCAGGCCTTGAGAGAATTGATCGGAGATAAAAGGGTTGCCTTGCGCATTGCGCGTAAGTTGCCCAATCTCTTGGTGAATGAGGATGGTCAAGTTGTGGAGCAGTTTATCGGCCGGCCGGCTTTCGCAATTTCTGAGGTTGAAGGGGAAACACTCAAGATTACCTTGGCCCGCAATCCGTATTTGGTGAGGCCTCTTGAATTCAATGCAATGGCCGAGGATGTGCAGAGGCAGTTTCTCAATATGGAGCTGGATTGGTACTTACAGCTGCTTTTGCAGGAAACCCTGGAGAAGCGCGGGGTTGACGGCGTTCCATTGCAGGGAGCCCGGGCTTCTCATACCGTGGGGGCCACTCTCATGGCCTTGATTACGGGGCAGCCGGTATCTTCCGTGATCCAGGGCAAGCTTTCATCCGCAGCGCGGGCTGGGGAAGAGGGACGGGAGGTTCTAAGGGAGATCTTGCGCGAGACAGATTGGATTGAGAACCACTTGGGCATGTTCGAGGAAGTCTTGCAAGGACCGGTTCTGCGATCGGCTCGAGAAGTCAGGAGAATGGCTGCTGCCTTGCTGTCAGACCCGCTGCTAGGTTACGTGGCGGATTCTGTGGTAGCCGCAGATTTGGTGAATCGTGTGCACGGAGCAATGAATAGCGATATTGCGGAGCGTGTGAGTGACCAGCAGTATGAGCTTGTGATTGATGCAGGCACCTTGATTCAAGAAGTCTCTGCGGGTAACTGGCAGATTCGCGGAGGATTAGAGCTTGAACGGGGTGATCTGGCGGGATTTCTGCAGCAGCTTGTGGCGCAGATCAATCACGGAAAGGTGACGTTCCGGATTGTGGGGACCTCAAACGGACATGCCGAGGAAACAATCAGGGAGGTCTTGGGCATTGCAGATAATACTGAGGGTGTGGCTGTTGTTGGCTTTGAAGAAATTTCCCAGGCCGGATCCGTGGCCGCGCATATGCAGCAAGAGGGGGCATCCGGGAAGCTTTATGGTGCAACGTTCCTGAGAAACAATGCGAGCTCCGAGATCTTCTTTGGAGAAGATAACTCTGGGAAGAGTGTGTTCCGGAACTTTACGGAAGTAGAAGAGCCCGCAGATTCTAATCAGGCAATCTCTCCGGCGCGAGTTATTTTGGCCAGCGTGTTGGATGCGCTCAATATCAGTCAGGAGTCTGCTCAGAATGCTCTGGTAGGTTTGGACGACGAAGCCTTGATGAACTTCTTTGTGGATGAGGTATTTGATAAGGGAGTCTTGCAGCCGATAACACTGGATACCACGTTCCAGGAGATCCGAGCGGCAGAACTCATTATGCAGCAAGTCTAAGGGCCTGGGGATTGGATAGGTCTTTGTTACGAAAGGGCGGAGATGGCTGTGGATACAAGGCTTGCGACCGAGGACCCCGGAAGCGTACCCGGAGCGGTACGCTGAGGATGGCCGAGGGAGCCTAACGCAGGAGACACAGGCAGATCCGTACCTTGTAGTAGAAGGCCTATCCAAACTCCAGGCTTGGGCAGAGGCGGCGCAAACCCACCCCCACTCCTCGGGGGCTACCAACGATAAAAGCCTAGTCGCCTCTGCCCAATTTCTTTGTAGGGACGGTTCTCAGCATCCTCTACTGTGACAACGAGTTCCGTGAGAACCGTCCCCATCCGGCCACTCATTTTTCACCCCCATACGAAACCACAAATATTTACAATAATAGACAATAATGTATACTTATTACTATGAAACTGGAGATGCTCATCACATGGGTGGGAGACCAGCCTTGCTTTGATTTGGCCACCTTGGTTCAGCTCTCGAACGAAAGGCGTGAGAGCATCCGCACGCAGCTCTACCGTTGGGCGCGGGACGGGAAGGTTTGCCCTTTGCGCCGGGGGATGTATACTCTGGCAGAGCCATTTCGCAAGGTCCCCGTCAATACGGCGGAACTTGCAAACCGGCTCTATGCTCCATCCTATCTGAGCACGTTTTGGGCCTTGTCTTACTATGGGTTGATCCCAGAAATGACCGTGGTCCTGACCTCAGTAACGCGCAGGGTCCCGAGGCTATTTGAGAATGCCTTTGGCCGCTTTCAGTACACACACATCAAGTCGGAAGGCTTCTTCGGCTATCGCCCTATGGAGATTCTCGGCAGAGAGGTCTTGATGGCCGAGCCTGAGAAGGCACTGCTGGACCTTTGGTACTTGGGGAAGGGAGAGTGGGTTCAGCCCAGGATTGTGGAGATGCGTTTTCAGAACACCGATGCGCTCAATCTGAAGAAACTTGAGGATTATGCGCAGAGATTCGAATCTCCTCGCCTGCAGCGGGCGTTGGAAGGGTTTATGAAGTTTGCCGCAGCAGAACAAGACGGCGAGGTTGAACTATGAAAGACAAGGCATTGATGCTGGCTGCGAGTGCGTCCACTCCAGCAATGAAGTTGAATGTGCTTCGGGAATATTTACAGGCCATGGTGTTGCGCTCCTTGCACGAGGAGGAAGCGTTTCGGAGCATCTCCTTTGTGGGTGGAACAGCGCTCAGGTTTCTGTTTGGGATGAGGCGTTTTTCCGAGGATTTGGACTTTTCTATGGAGAGCCCCGAAGGATATGCTTTCGAGGGTTGGATGCGGAAGGTGAAACGAGATTTCGCGTTGTCGGGCTTTGATGTGACCGTGAAGATCAAGAAAGAAAACACGGTTAATGTGGCTTGGATCAAGACTCGCGGGATTCTTAAAGAGGCTGGATTGTCGCAGCTTCCGGACCAGAACTTGTCCATCAAGGTTGATGTGGACACCAAACCTCCTGCCGGTGCTGTGAGCAGAACTCAGCTTGTGAGGCGACACCTCACCTTTGCTCTGCGGCACCACGAACTGCCGTCGCTCATGGCCGGAAAGCTGCATGCGCTCATCACGCGGGCCTACGCGAAGGGGCGGGATTGGTATGATTTGGTGTGGTACCTGACACATCGTCCCCCACTCCAGCCGAACGAAATCCTGCTGCAGAATGCCCTGGATCAGACTGAGGGGAAAGGCCGCTTCGATAGCGCGCGTTGGCGCGAACATGTATGGGACAGACTCCAGCAGATCGACTGGGGGAAGATCGGCCCTGACGTTGTGAACTTCCTGGAAAGTCCTCAGGAGGCGCAGCTCTTGACCAAGGAGAACCTTGAGTCCGTGCTGGGTGCCCGGAGTTGAGATGGAATCTAAACTTCATATTGCATTTTGAACTAAGGTCCAATGGTTAAACCGGCCAAAAAAGAGATCATTGCCGTGCTGGAGGAAATGGCTGTTTTCCTCGAGCTTTTGGGCGCCAACCCCTTTAAGGTGCGGGCCTTTGCCAACGGCGCCCGGGTGCTGGAGGGCATGGGTGGGGATATAGCCCCCTATATAGAGGAAGGCGGGTTGTCCCAAATCAAGGGGATTGGCCCGGGTCTTATCCGGGTGATTACCGAGCTCTGGGAGACCGGGGCGTCCTCGGACTACGAGGAGTTGCGCTCCGAGGTGCCTGAGGGCCTGCTGGAAATGCTGCGGATCCAGGGTTTGGGGCCCAAGCGGGTGAAGGCCATCCACGAAAAGCTCGGCGTAGACACCCTGGCCGAGCTCGAATATGCCTGCAATGAGAACCGCCTTTCGGCGCTTGAAGGCTTTGGGGCCAAGACCCAGGCCAATGTGCTCAAAGGTATCGACCAACTCAAGCGCTACCGCAATCAGCATCTTTACAGCAGTGCTATTCAGGAAGCTGAAGCTTTCTTGGAGGAACTTCAGTTGCTCAAGGGCGTGAAGCGCGCCTCCATTGCGGGCAGCCTGCGCCGGCGCAAGGAAGTCATCAAAGATATTGATCTCTTGGCCGCAGCCGCGGATTCAAAACCGGTAATGGAGTGGTTTGTGAAGCACCCCAGTGTGGTGGATCTCATTGCCCATGGCGAGACCAAGTCCAGCGTGCGTTTGAAATCAGGTATCCAGTGCGATCTGCGCGTGGTGAGCGACAAGGAATTTCCCTACGCGCTCCACCACTTTACGGGCTCCAAAGAACACAATGTGGCTATGCGCGGGCGCGCCCAGGGCTTGGGCTACAAGATGAATGAATACGGGCTTTTTCAAGGCGGGAAGTTGGTTT
This genomic window contains:
- the polX gene encoding DNA polymerase/3'-5' exonuclease PolX, whose translation is MVKPAKKEIIAVLEEMAVFLELLGANPFKVRAFANGARVLEGMGGDIAPYIEEGGLSQIKGIGPGLIRVITELWETGASSDYEELRSEVPEGLLEMLRIQGLGPKRVKAIHEKLGVDTLAELEYACNENRLSALEGFGAKTQANVLKGIDQLKRYRNQHLYSSAIQEAEAFLEELQLLKGVKRASIAGSLRRRKEVIKDIDLLAAAADSKPVMEWFVKHPSVVDLIAHGETKSSVRLKSGIQCDLRVVSDKEFPYALHHFTGSKEHNVAMRGRAQGLGYKMNEYGLFQGGKLVSCKSEEEIFAKLGMDWLPPELREDRGEITAAEQKRLPRILDWEDLRGAFHVHTDASDGAAPLKKMTDSARKLGWAYVGISDHSQTANYAHGLDPKRVKEQQAEIDALNQRYKGAFRVFKGIESDILPDGSLDYSDKVLASFDFVIGSIHSNFKMTARQQTARLVKAMKNKHLTMLGHLTGRLLLGRDGYEFDLEEILRVAADLGVAIEINANPHRLDLDWRNCRRAKDLG
- a CDS encoding nucleotidyl transferase AbiEii/AbiGii toxin family protein, with amino-acid sequence MKDKALMLAASASTPAMKLNVLREYLQAMVLRSLHEEEAFRSISFVGGTALRFLFGMRRFSEDLDFSMESPEGYAFEGWMRKVKRDFALSGFDVTVKIKKENTVNVAWIKTRGILKEAGLSQLPDQNLSIKVDVDTKPPAGAVSRTQLVRRHLTFALRHHELPSLMAGKLHALITRAYAKGRDWYDLVWYLTHRPPLQPNEILLQNALDQTEGKGRFDSARWREHVWDRLQQIDWGKIGPDVVNFLESPQEAQLLTKENLESVLGARS